From a region of the Toxotes jaculatrix isolate fToxJac2 chromosome 7, fToxJac2.pri, whole genome shotgun sequence genome:
- the LOC121184935 gene encoding synphilin-1, whose protein sequence is MEAPEYLDLDEIDFSDDSVYSVTSLKSIPELSRRSDGQAEERPAPAINWSRGVSSHSGGGIKPTGLAEVHSKFRPVKRVSPLKHQPETTDSDSDGKVQGQGLGLGELGEGSKDDPSSDKQAHASTSSDGAGGKVKGLGGVVGGNNPQALFGELEHYDLDMDEILDVPYIKSSQQMSTLPRVPHDKRSVTGTNLGGGTLERNRGGGGLKGSALSHNEPLSLGSSSSQTQYCVLSPVKWSDLRKSKSMDPDLHHLHRSPAGGGYQPELLSSGLLSCSSSLSSFSDADKLLSARVYPDSQTQRPGVEPPGGPGLMFPLPGCSVGRQDGSKAWATGPGGGGGAGGGGGPRAFGGGGGAGAELDEETKKNQNIINIVREGQISLLPHLAADNLELIRDEDRNNLLHISASQGHADCLQHLTSLMGEDGLNERNNQQLTPAGLGVKNGHLECVRWMVSETEAIAELSCTREHPSLIHYAARYGQEKVLLWLLQFMQEQAISLDEVDQNGNTAVHVAAQYGHLTCIQTLVEYGSNVTVQNQQGERPSQSAERQGHTTCARYLVVVETCMSLASQVVKLTKQLNEQATERLALQKQLQRLMDPNKTEGTPSRSPSSHQPSAEAWPEMMLTAEGTPGDGHWLVRQGGVGQDSVLRQLLGKDMSDTLCPRERLPPSGALSREGPCGPGAPGGRRTGLVERRELKLARLKQIMQRSLSESDSDGYPPEEGKNQGAPPSNTLRPDRPSHLPIAEEEPVSNHLHLMMRKHLPTSSSSSAERKQAFSLSGSKSVDSIGYNPSPTSSDPEAADAKTPDTSADLHDAANGQKVATSPKSALKSPSSRRKTSQNLKLRVTFDEQVHKSSNQEAEPTKGHHGKERTPTGSSESKRPFGTFRSIMETLSGNTNHNNNNNSSSGGQSSSAVKLHTCQNSPGRKSESKSSPGGAKGKSKTSNV, encoded by the exons CTCCAGCCATCAACTGGAGTCGTGGCGTTTCCTCCCACAGTGGAGGGGGAATCAAACCCACAGGGCTCGCTGAGGTCCACAGTAAGTTCCGGCCAGTGAAGAGGGTGTCCCCCCTCAAACACCAACCAGAGACAACCGACTCCGACTCTGATGGGAAGGTACAGGGTCAGGGACTGGGCCTAGGGGAGCTGGGGGAGGGCAGTAAAGATGACCCCAGCTCTGACAAGCAGGCTCacgcctccacctcctctgacGGGGCTGGAGGGAAGGTGAAAGGCCTGGGTGGTGTTGTTGGGGGTAACAACCCTCAAGCCCTGTTTGGGGAGCTGGAGCACTATGATCTGGACATGGACGAGATCCTGGACGTGCCTTATATCAAGTCCAGTCAGCAGATGTCCACTCTGCCACGCGTCCCGCATGACAAGCGCTCGGTGACAGGGACTAACCTGGGTGGGGGCACCCTGGAGCGGAACCGTGGGGGAGGAGGGTTGAAGGGCTCCGCTTTATCCCACAATGAGCCTCTGAGCCTGGGAAGCAGCAGCTCGCAGACTCAG TACTGTGTTCTGTCACCGGTGAAGTGGTCGGACCTGAGGAAGTCCAAGTCGATGGATCCAGACCTCCACCACCTGCACCGCTCCCCAGCTGGAGGAGGTTACCAGCCGGAGCTGCTCTCCTCCGGACTCCTCAGCTGCtcgtcctccctctcttctttctctgatGCAG ACAAGCTGCTGTCTGCACGGGTGTACCCAGACTCCCAGACCCAGAGGCCGGGTGTGGAGCCTCCAGGGGGCCCGGGCCTGATGTTCCCTCTGCCAGGGTGCAGCGTGGGCAGGCAGGATGGCTCCAAGGCCTGGGCTACtggaccaggaggaggaggaggcgcaggaggaggtggtgggccAAGGGcgtttggaggaggtggaggagcaggggcGGAGTTGGATGAGGAGACCAAGAAGAACCAGAACATCATTAACATCgtcagagagggacagatcTCACTGCTG CCTCACCTGGCAGCTGATAACCTGGAGCTGATCAGAGACGAGGACAGGAACAACCTGCTGCACATCTCGGCCTCTCAGGGTCACGCTGACTGTCTGCAGCATCTCACCTCTCTGATGGGAGAGGACGGCCTCAACGAACGCAACAACCAGCAGCTCACCCCTGCAGGCCTGGGGGtcaag AACGGACATCTAGAGTGTGTCAGGTGGATGGTGAGTGAAACCGAGGCCATCGCAGAGCTGAGCTGCACCAGAGAACATCCCAGTCTGATCCACTATGCCGCTCGCTACGGACAG gaGAAGGTCTTGCTGTGGTTGCTTCAGTTCATGCAGGAACAGGCGATCTCTCTGGACGAAGTCGACCAGAACGGAAACACTGCCGTCCATGTAGCAGCTCAGTACGGACACCTCACCTGTATACAG actCTGGTGGAGTACGGCTCTAACGTGACGGTCCAGAACCAGCAGGGGGAGCGGCCTTCCCAGAGTGCCGAGCGGCAGGGACATACCACCTGCGCTCGATACTTGGTTGTCGTGGAAACCTGCATGTCGCTGGCCTCGCAGGTTGTTAAACTCACCAAGCAACTCAATGA GCAGGCAACAGAGAGGCTGGCTCTacagaaacagctgcagagactGATGGACCCCAACAAGACAGAGGGCACGCCTTCCCGATCACCCAg CTCCCATCAGCCCTCAGCGGAGGCGTGGCCAGAAATGATGCTGACAGCAGAGGGGACTCCGGGAGACGGTCATTGGTTGGTTCGTCAGGGAGGGGTGGGTCAAGACTCTGTGCTCAGACAGCTGCTGGGGAAGGACATGTCAGACACACTGTGTCCCAGAGAGAGGCTGCCTCCGTCAGGGGCCCTGAGCAGAGAGGGCCCCTGTGGCCCTGGGGCCCCTGGCGGCCGCAGGACGGGGctagtggagaggagagagctcAAATTAGCGAGACTCAAACAGATCATGCAGCGCTCTCTCAGTGAGTCAGATTCAGATGGTTATCCACCAGAGGAAGGTAAAAATCAAGGAGCCCCGCCCTCAAACACTCTGCGACCTGATAGGCCGTCCCACCTGCCAATTGCAGAGGAGGAGCCAGTATCAAACCACCTTCATTTGATGATGAGAAAGCACCtccccacttcctcctcctcctcagctgagAGGAAGCAGGCATTTTCTCTCAGTGGGTCAAAGTCTGTCGACAGCATCGGTTACAACCCCTCCCCCACATCCAGTGACCCCGAGGCCGCAGACGCCAAAACACCAGACACATCTGCCGACCTCCACGATGCCGCCAATGGCCAGAAGGTTGCCACCAGCCCTAAGAGTGCTCTGAAGTCTCCCTCGTCTCGCAGGAAGACGTCCCAGAACCTCAAACTGAGGGTCACCTTCGATGAGCAGGTCCACAAGAGCTCCAATCAGGAGGCAGAGCCAACCAAAGGGCATCATGGGAAGGAGAGGACTCCAACAGGAAGCTCTGAAAGCAAGCGGCCCTTTGGGACGTTCCGCTCCATCATGGAGACGCTGAGTGGAAACAcaaatcacaacaacaacaacaacagcagcagtggtggtcaGTCAAGCTCTGCTGTCAAACTGCACACCTGTCAGAACTCACCTGGCAGGAAGTCAGAGAGTAAGAGCAGCCCAGGAGGAGCCAAGGGTAAGAGCAAAACCAGTAACGTTTAA